A region of Hydrogenimonas cancrithermarum DNA encodes the following proteins:
- a CDS encoding MFS transporter, with protein MFKKVLPLSLIVALRFFGLFIVLSVLSQYAVELPGGTAFLAGVAVGGYALTQAVLQVPFGVLSDKIGRKKTLLIGLLIFAAGSVICAVADNIYILLLGRFLQGAGAIGSVVTAMIADHVREDQRAHAMAVMGMTIAMSFAAAMIIGPIIGGFYSVSALFWLTAILAILALAILFTAVPEPPKIIHSYSEEEAKIKHVFKDKDLVRMYITFLFHSSTMAIAFFLIPLVMKQKFGLEPESYWKIYLPAVFFGIIAMGPAAVFGEKYGKGKEVFLVSIAFIAAAFALMGWSSSVVWFGVGATFFFIGFNMFEPLLQSFVSKFAKVHQKGAALGVANTFAYVGIFLGGAIGGWLYQKFGASGVSIFVLFLTIFWALWIFTMRSPGVRDNLFLPYVEYDKEKVDGLKLINGVTDFYLNETEQIIVVKFDNEIVSAEVIETFLKK; from the coding sequence ATTTTCAAGAAGGTACTCCCTTTAAGTCTCATCGTCGCGCTGAGATTTTTCGGTCTCTTCATCGTATTGTCGGTACTATCGCAGTATGCGGTGGAGCTTCCGGGCGGTACGGCGTTTCTCGCCGGTGTCGCCGTCGGCGGATACGCCCTCACCCAGGCGGTACTGCAGGTTCCGTTCGGCGTGCTGAGTGACAAGATCGGGCGTAAAAAGACGCTGCTCATCGGTCTGCTCATCTTCGCGGCGGGATCGGTCATCTGTGCCGTCGCCGACAACATCTACATACTTCTGCTCGGGCGGTTCCTCCAAGGAGCCGGTGCGATCGGTTCGGTCGTCACGGCGATGATCGCCGACCATGTCCGTGAAGACCAGCGCGCCCATGCGATGGCTGTCATGGGAATGACGATCGCGATGAGCTTCGCCGCAGCGATGATCATCGGACCGATCATCGGCGGGTTCTACTCCGTCAGCGCCCTCTTCTGGCTCACGGCGATTCTCGCGATTCTGGCCCTTGCGATTCTCTTCACAGCCGTTCCGGAACCCCCAAAGATCATTCACAGCTACTCCGAAGAGGAGGCGAAGATCAAGCATGTCTTCAAAGACAAAGACCTTGTACGTATGTATATCACATTCCTCTTTCACAGTTCGACGATGGCGATCGCCTTTTTCCTGATTCCACTGGTGATGAAGCAGAAGTTCGGCCTGGAACCGGAGAGCTACTGGAAAATCTACCTGCCGGCCGTCTTCTTCGGCATCATCGCCATGGGGCCGGCGGCGGTATTCGGCGAAAAATATGGCAAAGGCAAAGAGGTCTTTCTGGTCTCCATCGCATTCATCGCCGCCGCCTTCGCTCTGATGGGATGGAGCAGTTCGGTCGTCTGGTTCGGCGTGGGTGCCACCTTCTTCTTCATCGGATTCAACATGTTCGAGCCGCTGCTGCAGAGTTTCGTCAGCAAGTTCGCAAAAGTCCATCAAAAGGGTGCGGCACTGGGTGTGGCCAACACCTTCGCCTATGTCGGGATCTTCCTCGGCGGTGCGATCGGCGGCTGGCTCTACCAAAAATTCGGCGCAAGCGGTGTTTCGATATTCGTCCTGTTCCTCACCATTTTCTGGGCGCTCTGGATCTTCACGATGCGAAGCCCCGGCGTGCGCGACAACCTCTTTTTACCGTATGTGGAATATGATAAAGAGAAAGTAGACGGGTTGAAACTGATCAACGGCGTGACCGATTTCTACCTCAACGAAACCGAGCAGATCATCGTCGTCAAATTCGACAACGAGATTGTCAGTGCGGAAGTGATCGAAACGTTTTTGAAGAAGTGA
- a CDS encoding molybdopterin molybdotransferase MoeA — MIDFEESMEKLNSLIVEAVGVEKVYLPNAQGRVLAENIVAQENSPEYPTSAMDGYAIIGSDQSLGRLEIIEENPAGSDTEGLRVVPGTAIKTFTGALMPEGADTLIPIENVTVEGGAIRIDEPVPEGFSVRPVGENFKRGEVLVKKGSTIGFAEVGVMASLNVVAPLVVQKPKVAILATGSEVLELGECSDNPAQIRSSNNYTLEALVKQHGGEPVQMGSVHDERAAITFAMKEALRSADIVVTTGGVSVGDYDFVKDVIRDELGCDVAFKGVLIKPGQHIMVAKRGNKFIVALPGFAYSSTVTFILYVLPILYRLQGREYTIPVVTARILDGYRKKTKNKTEFAACNLWLEDGEYLCDFEGKRSGSSAIMTNMLGDVGLLWLNADEGDKEAGDRVRVVSLK; from the coding sequence ATGATAGATTTCGAAGAATCAATGGAGAAGTTGAATAGCCTGATTGTCGAAGCGGTCGGCGTGGAGAAGGTCTATCTGCCGAACGCGCAGGGGCGTGTGCTGGCGGAAAATATCGTCGCGCAGGAGAACTCCCCGGAGTATCCGACTTCGGCGATGGACGGGTATGCGATTATCGGAAGCGACCAATCTCTGGGGCGGCTGGAGATTATCGAAGAGAATCCCGCCGGCAGCGATACGGAAGGATTGCGTGTCGTACCCGGAACGGCCATAAAGACTTTTACGGGTGCACTGATGCCGGAAGGGGCCGATACACTGATTCCCATTGAAAATGTGACGGTCGAAGGGGGTGCCATACGTATCGATGAACCGGTGCCGGAGGGCTTTTCGGTCCGACCGGTCGGTGAGAACTTCAAAAGAGGCGAAGTACTCGTCAAAAAGGGGAGTACGATCGGCTTTGCCGAGGTTGGCGTTATGGCGAGCCTCAACGTCGTGGCCCCTTTGGTGGTACAAAAGCCCAAAGTCGCCATTCTCGCCACGGGCAGTGAAGTACTGGAACTTGGCGAGTGCAGTGACAACCCCGCGCAGATTCGAAGTTCCAACAACTACACACTTGAAGCGCTCGTAAAACAGCACGGCGGGGAGCCGGTGCAAATGGGTAGCGTCCACGATGAGCGTGCCGCCATTACCTTCGCGATGAAAGAGGCACTTCGAAGTGCCGACATCGTCGTCACCACCGGCGGTGTGAGCGTAGGCGACTACGATTTCGTCAAGGATGTCATACGCGACGAGCTTGGGTGCGATGTCGCTTTCAAGGGGGTGCTGATCAAACCGGGGCAGCATATTATGGTGGCGAAAAGAGGTAATAAATTCATCGTGGCACTCCCCGGCTTCGCCTACTCCTCCACCGTCACTTTTATCCTCTATGTCCTGCCGATTCTCTATCGTTTGCAGGGGCGAGAATACACGATACCGGTCGTGACGGCCCGCATTCTCGACGGTTACAGAAAGAAGACGAAGAACAAAACGGAGTTCGCAGCGTGCAATTTGTGGCTCGAAGATGGCGAGTATCTGTGCGACTTCGAAGGAAAACGCAGCGGCAGCAGTGCCATCATGACCAATATGCTGGGAGACGTGGGGTTATTGTGGCTGAATGCCGATGAGGGTGACAAAGAGGCGGGTGACCGTGTGCGGGTGGTTTCGCTGAAGTGA